In Babesia bovis T2Bo chromosome 3, whole genome shotgun sequence, the genomic window GCGTATATCGTAAGGACGGTGCTATATGCAATAAGTGCAGCGGCATGTCCACTGCCTGCAGTTGCGACAGTCTGTCGTTTAAAGGTGTCACCTCAGTCCTCCCCCTGGTAGTTTCAAACATGGGCTCGGCAGCGGATTTCACCCAGAAGCACTGCCTAGACCTCATAGCCGATAAAATCGAGCAGAGTAACAACTTCATTGAAGTTATGAAAATATCATCCAACCATGTATTCATGAAGCCTAAGCACCCCGATCATTTGTTTTGCAGCATATACCTTGACAAGGGCATGCGTACAGTATTATCTGACCTTACAGTCGTGCGCACGTCCGTTTTATTGCAGACTGTCAACAAGGGCAAGATAGTGAGCATATACACCACCAACAGTGCTGGTGAAGAGACCATGACCCAATTGTTCAAGAGGGCTGGATCCGATAGGTACTGCGTCCATGACGACTACTGGCAGCTGATGGGCCAGACACTGCCATTCGAGCCCCTTAATATACGGCTATAAGTGCTAGTTCAAGCTCTTAAGGTGAATGTATAGAATCAGTCGTTATATAAGTGGCAAAAGTTGGCCGCTTTAACAATGAACCCATTTAATTTGTATTTCTTAAGTCCATGGATTAGTGTGAATACATTAGTTGCTTGGCCTTCGCGCGTTCTGCCAAGCGCCGGCGTATTGCATCTTTGGCGTCCACTGCAGGCGCCACTTTGCGATTGGCGGTGTAGTTTGACCACTCACCACCAGTGTTCGAGTAGTAGTCCATCGGGTACACCGATCTGTACTCCTCACCGCTAAATGCCACAAACGACTCGTAGGGATTCAATATCGGCTTTCCAAAACCGGTACCCCAATCGATCGATAACCTAGGGCAACCAATTTGTATGTAGGCATCGACGTCTAGAGCCTCTAGCTTGTCCAACGTTATCTCCGAAAGCATCCTAAGGTGGTATTTGACCCCGCGCTTTTCCAGCATCTCCACAATTGAGCGCATGATGTTGACATTACCCTGCCTGCCCAGCATGCTTCTGACGATACAAACTGACCGTGCAGCCCGAGCTTGGTTTATGGTATCACCCCTAGTAGCGTGTAAAGCCGCCACATCGTAGGATTCCTCAGTAACGGTTTTCTGAAATGGGTCGAACCTATAGGCAGGTATCCCCGGGTTGTGTATAAGTGCACTCTCCAAGTGGAACCTGCCATCAGCGACGAATACTATTTTAGTGCATCCATCCAAAGGGTCTGACATACTGTCACAACAGGTTGTTACAGGGTCTCCAGCTACTTTCTCCGGGGTACTAGCTCGACCATTAAGCTCAAAGCGGCAGTGCTTAAGCATTGGCGACGTGCAACCAAGCACTTCACCAGGCAGTAGCGGTGACACCTGCGGCACTATCACCCTGTACCTAAAATGCCCGGAATCGTCAATTTTACGAGCGGCATCGCGTAAAACGTTGGAGTACTGTATAGTGCCCATAAGAAAAAGACGGT contains:
- a CDS encoding putative integral membrane protein yields the protein MVAAVPQRRRPNLTWIFSVLAIVTASVLVGSLIWFFMPSDIIPGHVNHDVDTVAEGYMAMDDDDRVYRKDGAICNKCSGMSTACSCDSLSFKGVTSVLPLVVSNMGSAADFTQKHCLDLIADKIEQSNNFIEVMKISSNHVFMKPKHPDHLFCSIYLDKGMRTVLSDLTVVRTSVLLQTVNKGKIVSIYTTNSAGEETMTQLFKRAGSDRYCVHDDYWQLMGQTLPFEPLNIRL
- a CDS encoding diphthamide biosynthesis protein 2-related domain containing protein, translated to MVTGATMDIVVANRPEGEPSSTEHIKSYIDVVARKALPGNYNFELPKCIERIKNLGARTVALQLPEGLLAWGCELADILKFFCSCLEEVIIMADVTYGACCIDDITAHAIGCDLIINYGHSCLIPVTQVLVPCLYVFVEISFPSDYLADVVTKLFDHDDRLFLMGTIQYSNVLRDAARKIDDSGHFRYRVIVPQVSPLLPGEVLGCTSPMLKHCRFELNGRASTPEKVAGDPVTTCCDSMSDPLDGCTKIVFVADGRFHLESALIHNPGIPAYRFDPFQKTVTEESYDVAALHATRGDTINQARAARSVCIVRSMLGRQGNVNIMRSIVEMLEKRGVKYHLRMLSEITLDKLEALDVDAYIQIGCPRLSIDWGTGFGKPILNPYESFVAFSGEEYRSVYPMDYYSNTGGEWSNYTANRKVAPAVDAKDAIRRRLAERAKAKQLMYSH